A stretch of DNA from Catenulispora acidiphila DSM 44928:
TGCGGAGCTGCTCCACTCGTCCCGGGTACGGATGTCTACGCGCCCTGTCCAGACGCTTGCCAGTGGTGGATACACGCCAGCGCGGACGGCCTCGCCCCCGAGCCGGCGTCCAGCCCAGCTTCGGAGAGAAACGCCAGGCCAGAGGCCATACCAGGACCCGACAGCCCTCGACAGATGCCCCGAACCGCCCCAGGCCCACACAGCCCGGGACGATCCGGAACACGCCCAACACGCCGAACACGAACGAGTGAACGAGCCATCGAGCGAACGCCCGATCGAGCAAGCGCTCACCCCATCGAGCAAACGAGCGATCCAACAACCGAGCAATCCACCAACAGCCCGACCGCCACCCGCCCTAAGGCCGCGCGTAAGAAACCAGCGGCATGCTGCTCACCGCAACGATCTCCACCGAAGAACCCGGATGCGGCGCGTGAATGACCCGGCCGCCGCCGATGTATATCCCGACGTGATCCACATAGCTGCTGTTCCCATAGAAGAACACCAGGTCGCCCGGCTGCGCCGAGGAAGCCGACACCGCCGGCAGCCCCTGCATCTGCGCCGTGGCGGTCCGCGGGATCGACACGCCGGCCGCCTTCCACGCCGCCTGCGACAGCCCCGAGCAGTCGTACCCGCCCGGGCCGGTCGCGCCGAAGATGTAGGGCTTGCCCAGCTGCGCCTGCGCGAACGCCACCGCAGCGGCAGCCCGCCCGGACACCGGGACCGACACCGTCGTCGAACCGCCCGAGGAGGACCCCGAGGACGACCCGGAGGAAGACGACGAGCTCGAAGACGAAGACTGCTTCGCTGCCGCCTGCTGCGCAGCCGCGAGCGCCGCGGCGTGCTGCCGGTCCTGCTCGGCCTTCAGCGCCGCGCGCTGCTGCGCCTGCAGGGAGTTCAGCAGCGCCTGGGCCTTGGAGACGTCGCCGTCGTACTGCTTCTTGGTCGCCTCGGCGGCCTTGGTCTGCTGGTCCAGCAGTGCCATCTTGTCCGCGGCCTGCTTGGCCTTGGCCGCCAGGTCAGCCTTCTGCTGCGCGAGCAGGTTCAGGTTGCCGGCGTTGTCGGCTTGGACACGGTCGACGGTCGCCGACATGTCCAACATCGTGGAGGGGTCGGCCTGCATCATCAGGCGCAGGGTCGGGTCGACGCCGCCGTTGCGGTACTGCTCGGCGGCCAGGCCTCCGAGGCGGGTCTGGGTCTGCGCCATGGTCGCCTGCTCGGCGCTCATCTCACGGTTGATGCCGTCGACCTGCTGCTGCAGCTTGGCCTCGGCGTCCTGGGCCGCGTTGTACGCCTCGTCGGCGTGGGCGGCCTGCTGGTAGAGCGTGTTCAGCTGGTCGTTGACCTGCGCGATGGTCGGCTGCGGGTCGGCGTTGGCGACGCTGGGGACCAGGACCATGGTCCCGGCCGCAGCCGCGCCGAGGGCCAGTTTGGTGTACTTCGGGGCACGCGGACGACGATGTCGGGCATTGACAGTCATGCGAGCTTCTGGGCTCCATCTCCTCCTTGTCCGCCTACCGGGTTAGCTGACGGATTCGGACTGAAGAAGTAGCCCTACGGTCGCACGCGCACACACGACGGCGAGTGCACGCCGACCGATTCACCCCACTGGCGCCACCCTCGCTTACCGCGCGGGCCGCGCCGACGAACCTGGTTCCCCGGCTCCGCGACGTACACGGATTCGGCGGTGCCCCGACGCCCGGAACCTGTGGGCCCGATGGGAGCGGCGAAGCCCTGTGGACGTTAGTCACCGGCGGCCTGCCTAACAAGCGACAAGTCCATGATTCGTTCAGCGAACGCTTAGATACCGGCCACCCTTCGGGCAGGGACGGGAACCCGCTGTGCCCGAAAGAGCAGGCCCAGACGCTCCCGTTTCGGGCGCGACCTGGGCCTGAGAGACAGATGTCCGGTTAGCGGAAAAAGCGAATCCTGCGACGTTTGTTGCCCGGCGTTGTGACGTCGGTCTCAAACGCCCGTTCGCCCTTGTCGTCGCGGAACACCTTCACCGGCAGCATGGCCGCGTTCACCGGGTGTGCCTTGTCGTCATCGGCTGGACTCTTCACGGACACCGGCGGCATGACGATCTCCACCGGTTCGCCGTGCATGTCCGGAAGGACCGCACCGACGATACGTACCTCTTGCGGATCCTTGGGACCGGACTTGGCGCCCGGACCGTACAACAGGTTGCTGATCTCCAGCCAGGTCTCCTCGACGTGCGAGATGAAGTCCAGGCCGCGCCGGCCCAGCGGGGCGTCGCCGACGGCCTTGGCGTTGAATCTGCCGTAGCCCAGGATCCGGCCGAGCAGGTCCCGTTCGACGCGCATGTCGTTGACCTTGCCCAAGGGCAGCGCGTCGAAGGACCGGGTGATCACGCCGTGGGTGTGCAGGATCCGCTTGTTGGTCACTATCAGCAGATCCTGGTTCCACACCGCGACGTTCCATGCCATATAGAGGAAGGCCACCCCGGCCACCGCCCACGCGCCCAGCCGGAACTGGCCGGCGTCGGGCGAGGAGAAGATGTCGATCCCCATCGCGAGGACCACGGCCGCGACCGCGATCAGCACCGGGATGATGACCGCGGCCAGATGGTGCCGCACGGCTATGACGAGCCGCTCGCCCGGCACGAGATACCGCTTGGCGCGGTCCTCGAGCTCGGGCCGGAGCAGCATCCGGCCGTAGAGCGGCGGTGAAGAGTCGGACACGTCGGATGACCGTCTCGGGCGATCAGCTGGCGACGAGGTTGTGGAACGTGTCGCCGAGCGTCTTGCCGACGCTGGCCACCCAGTTCAACGCGCCCTGCACCAGGTTGCCCGCTCCTGACGGGTTCTGGACCACGAAATAGATCAGAAAGAGCACGATGCCCCACTGCACGGCCGGCTTGAGTTTCACGTCAGATCCCCTTCATCTGGACGGTCGAGGTGCCGCGCGACCGGAGTCAGCATCATGCGAGGCGTTCCCGGTTCACTCCTACCTAACAGCTTCCCCACTGTGTCAAAGCCTAGCCGGGGCAAAGGGTTTTGATCTCGTCCAGACGCAAGGCTGACGATAACGACTCAGTGGACTTCTGTGTCAGGGGGCACACATAGGCAGCATTCCCCGGCTAGGTTGATCGCATGCAGATCGGTGTCTTGACCGAAAACGCCCCTTTCGAGCGACGCGTGGCGCTCACCCCCGAATCCGCAGGACGCCTGATCACGGCCGGTCACAGCGTCTACGTCCAGTCCGGCGCCGGCCTGGCCGCCGCGGAGGACGACGACGCCTACCGTGCGGCGGGCGCCGTGATCGGAAAAAGCCCCGAAGAAATTTTGGGAAACATCGATCTCCTGGCCGCCGTCGGACAACTCGATCAGCAGACCGCGTCCCGTCTCAAGCCCGGCACCGCGGTGATCGGCCTGTCCTCTCCCAAGGACGGCCGCGGCCCGGCCGGCGTCCTGGTGGACCGGCACGCCAGCTTCTTCGCCCTGGAACTGCTGCCCCGCATCACCCGCGCGCAGTCCATGGACGCGCTCTCCTCCCAGGCGATGGTGGCGGGATATCGCGCAGGGCTGATCGCCGCCGAACGGCTGCCGCGATTCTTCCCCTTGCTCATGACAGCGGCTGGAACCGTTCCCCCGGCACGGGTCGTGGTCCTCGGCGCCGGCGTGGCGGGACTTCAGGCGATCGCCACGGCCAAGCGTCTCGGCGCGGTCGTCGAGGCATACGACGTGCGCGCGGCCGCCGCCGAGGAGATCCGCTCGCTGGGCGCCAAGGCGATCACGTTGGACGTCGAAAGTCAGACCTCGGCCAGCGGCGGCTACGCCAGCGAACAGGCCGCCGACGCAGCGGACCGGCAACGCAGGGCCCTGGCTCCTTACGTCGCCGCCGCCGACGCGGTGATCACCACCGCCGCGGTCCCCGGGCGTCCGGCGCCGCTGCTGGTCACCGCCGAGATGGTGGAGAA
This window harbors:
- a CDS encoding C40 family peptidase; translated protein: MTVNARHRRPRAPKYTKLALGAAAAGTMVLVPSVANADPQPTIAQVNDQLNTLYQQAAHADEAYNAAQDAEAKLQQQVDGINREMSAEQATMAQTQTRLGGLAAEQYRNGGVDPTLRLMMQADPSTMLDMSATVDRVQADNAGNLNLLAQQKADLAAKAKQAADKMALLDQQTKAAEATKKQYDGDVSKAQALLNSLQAQQRAALKAEQDRQHAAALAAAQQAAAKQSSSSSSSSSSGSSSGSSSGGSTTVSVPVSGRAAAAVAFAQAQLGKPYIFGATGPGGYDCSGLSQAAWKAAGVSIPRTATAQMQGLPAVSASSAQPGDLVFFYGNSSYVDHVGIYIGGGRVIHAPHPGSSVEIVAVSSMPLVSYARP
- a CDS encoding PH domain-containing protein, translated to MSDSSPPLYGRMLLRPELEDRAKRYLVPGERLVIAVRHHLAAVIIPVLIAVAAVVLAMGIDIFSSPDAGQFRLGAWAVAGVAFLYMAWNVAVWNQDLLIVTNKRILHTHGVITRSFDALPLGKVNDMRVERDLLGRILGYGRFNAKAVGDAPLGRRGLDFISHVEETWLEISNLLYGPGAKSGPKDPQEVRIVGAVLPDMHGEPVEIVMPPVSVKSPADDDKAHPVNAAMLPVKVFRDDKGERAFETDVTTPGNKRRRIRFFR
- a CDS encoding NAD(P) transhydrogenase subunit alpha; translated protein: MQIGVLTENAPFERRVALTPESAGRLITAGHSVYVQSGAGLAAAEDDDAYRAAGAVIGKSPEEILGNIDLLAAVGQLDQQTASRLKPGTAVIGLSSPKDGRGPAGVLVDRHASFFALELLPRITRAQSMDALSSQAMVAGYRAGLIAAERLPRFFPLLMTAAGTVPPARVVVLGAGVAGLQAIATAKRLGAVVEAYDVRAAAAEEIRSLGAKAITLDVESQTSASGGYASEQAADAADRQRRALAPYVAAADAVITTAAVPGRPAPLLVTAEMVEKMRPGSVVVDLAADNPNGGNCEVSRPGEEIRHHGVLVHGGRNVPSQLAAHASRLYGANMSAFILAMCQDGVLLSTPEDIAADDIAAACCVLLKGEFR